The genomic stretch AAATAAGAAAAATAATGAAAGTAATTGCAAAACTCAAAGGAAAACTAATTCCGGTGTATGTTTGGAACGTAATGTGTTTTAGAGAAAGAACAACTTTATCTAATGTAAAAGAACCTGATTGAAGAATTGCGGCGAGAATCGGATAAAGGAAATTCATGAAAAAAGTGAACAAAAAATCATCTCAAGTATGAGGGAAGGCAAGGAAAAGAGTCAACTCATGAAGTGAGGCGATCAGATAATAAAAAATACTGAGAGAGGAATTCTCGACTTTTCGTGAAGGGGATGATACAGTTTCCTGAGCAATAGATTTTCCTTTTATCTCATTTTTTGTGGACGAATCTTCGTCGGGAATATTCCTTCTTTTTCTCCTTCTTCTCCTCCTGCTTTCTTCATTTTTTTCTTGCTCGGAAGCAGCTCTGCTTTCCGTGAGTCGCGCAAAAGTTCGGGCTCTTAGAAATAAGAACAAATGGGGGTCTCATGCTCTTGAATGGCTGAAGCACCACCCAAAAAAACTGATTATCACCATTCTTATCGGCAATAATGTGGTGAATATTCTTTTGCCTGTTCTCACGACCATTTGGGCTACAAACAAATTTGGAAGTCATGTTGTCGGTATTGTTACGGGAATTCTTACCGTGCTTCTGCTTCTTTTTGGAGAAATTCTTCCCAAAAATATGGGGCAGATGTACAGCACGCGCATTGCACTTCTCGTATCGCCTCTTATTTATTTTTTGGTGAAAATTCTTTTTCCAATTGTATGGATCTTGGAAAAATTTTCAGATGCTCTTCTCATCAGTAAAAATTACGATCAAATTACGGAAGATGAAGTCCTCGCAATGGTTTCTCTTGGTGCAGAAGGCGGAGCGATTGAGCATGAAGAGCGGCAACTCATCGAAAATGTTCTTGAATTTTCTGACACCAACGTAGAGGAAGTAATGACCCCAAGAACAGCTATGGATGTTCTTGATGCAGAAACATCTCTCGGAACAGCTGTTGATTTTTTTATTGAACACTCTCACACTCGCATTCCGGTATTTGAGGGAAGTGTTGATAATATTATTGGCGTTATTACTATCAAACAAACCCTGAACGCATGGAAGGAATATGAAGACACAAAACTCATTAAAAATTTAGATCTCAAGAAACCGCTTTTTGCGCCAACTACGAAAAAAATTTCTGACACTTTCCGC from Candidatus Peregrinibacteria bacterium encodes the following:
- a CDS encoding HlyC/CorC family transporter, whose amino-acid sequence is MDESSSGIFLLFLLLLLLLSSFFSCSEAALLSVSRAKVRALRNKNKWGSHALEWLKHHPKKLIITILIGNNVVNILLPVLTTIWATNKFGSHVVGIVTGILTVLLLLFGEILPKNMGQMYSTRIALLVSPLIYFLVKILFPIVWILEKFSDALLISKNYDQITEDEVLAMVSLGAEGGAIEHEERQLIENVLEFSDTNVEEVMTPRTAMDVLDAETSLGTAVDFFIEHSHTRIPVFEGSVDNIIGVITIKQTLNAWKEYEDTKLIKNLDLKKPLFAPTTKKISDTFRDFQQNRTHIAIVIDEHGGTVGLVTMEDLLEEVFGDIVDEKDVEEKWGTKIRENVWVVKGGISLADLFEKIGVDLRENDEEKPLALFILERMQKIPYRGDSIKMASATLVIEKMNGHKIDKVRVLKK